A region of Vitis vinifera cultivar Pinot Noir 40024 chromosome 13, ASM3070453v1 DNA encodes the following proteins:
- the LOC104881173 gene encoding uncharacterized protein LOC104881173: MYKNEKEKGKSRVLGWAFVSFYKNEILVEGKGEKPSPSSPLKRCVEEENMLGFTTALFHPPIPFSIRSDPPTTPILSFKATANSIYPYFHVPRKLVVKAEKGNGKEGEEEKRSKNGGGEDLKKDKGPILNVKWRDLLDPNPENILAIGLSGVLTWASVQVLWQLFFISLTILVAALKYSFIAALLIFILITLL; the protein is encoded by the coding sequence atgtataaaaatgaaaaggaaaaaggaaaatccaGGGTTTTGGGATGGGCATTTGTGTcattttacaaaaatgaaatacTCGTAGAAGGAAAGGGAGAGAAGCCAAGCCCTTCCTCTCCATTGAAGCGGTGTGTGGAAGAAGAGAACATGTTAGGGTTTACTACTGCCCTCTTCCACCCTCCAATTCCATTTTCAATTCGATCAGATCCGCCAACCACACCAATTTTATCCTTTAAAGCAACAGCGAATTCCATTTACCCTTACTTTCATGTCCCCAGAAAATTGGTGGTGAAAGCAGAGAAGGGGAACGGAAAGGAgggagaagaagagaaaaggtCAAAAAATGGGGGAGGGGAGGACTTGAAGAAGGATAAAGGACCCATACTGAATGTGAAGTGGAGGGATCTGCTAGACCCAAACCCAGAGAACATATTGGCCATTGGATTGAGTGGGGTGTTGACATGGGCGAGTGTTCAGGTGCTGTGGCAGCTCTTCTTCATCTCTCTCACCATTCTCGTAGCTGCTCTCAAGTACTCCTTCATTGCCGCTCTTCTTATATTCATCCTCATTACCCTTCTTTGA